Proteins encoded together in one Benincasa hispida cultivar B227 chromosome 1, ASM972705v1, whole genome shotgun sequence window:
- the LOC120079844 gene encoding uncharacterized protein LOC120079844, with translation MEMATKTDSRKERRRRIVSREVDRMALITGRLRNLPPSPPPSPSSPSPFLFHQTHQRGYSHTGISPSFFSKELHKNPDSIPLSHIHAIPKPEDGKATPLLKHMSMKEVQEEKISAIGYQMSHKKLDPIGEVHTEIVSTPSALSMVQKVSIDNETRSKTQPSKPKLFTSKRLNACILASQTTRVFCSLILASLAILSQVDHPLFIIRNIVRSESVVASKPLYILLLTNATIVVARMLAEKQKDSGEAEEELEKMKEDGHNWDSAVKVLERGLVFYQAFRAIFIDFSVYAVVVICGISLL, from the exons ATGGAAATGGCGACGAAAACCGATAGCAGAAAGGagcgaagaagaagaattgTGAGCAGAGAAGTGGATCGAATGGCTCTCATCACCGGCCGTTTACGTAATCTCCCTCCATCGCCACCGCCTTCTCCATCTTCACCATCTCCATTTCTTTTCCATCAAACTCACCAACGCGGCTATTCTCACACCGGAATCTCCCCTTCCTTCTTCTCCAAGGAGCTCCACAAGAATCCTGATTCCATTCCTCTCTCTCACATCCATg CTATTCCCAAGCCTGAAGATGGAAAGGCTACCCCTTTACTGAAGCATATGTCCATGAAGGAAgttcaagaagaaaaaatttcTGCCATAGGATACCAAATGAGCCATAAAAAACTCGATCCCATAGGAGAAGTACACACTGAAATAGTATCAACTCCATCTGCCTTATCAATGGTTCAGAAGGTCTCCATTGATAATGAGACACGGTCAAAAACACAGCCTTCAAAGCCTAAACTCTTCACTTCAAAACGACTAAATGCCTGCATTTTAGCTTCTCAAACCACACGAGTTTTCTGTTCGCTAATCCTTGCATCTTTGGCCATTCTATCGCAAGTTGATCACCCACTTTTCATAATAAGGAACATAGTGAGGTCGGAGAGTGTGGTGGCCTCAAAGCCTCTCTACATTCTACTGCTCACCAACGCAACGATTGTGGTGGCGAGAATGTTGGCTGAAAAACAGAAAGACAGTGGGGAGGCAGAGgaagaattggagaaaatgAAGGAAGATGGACATAACTGGGACTCGGCTGTGAAAGTTTTGGAGAGAGGTTTGGTCTTCTACCAAGCTTTTCGTGCAATTTTCATTGATTTTAGTGTCTATGCAGTGGTGGTTATTTGTGGCATCTCTTTGCTGTAG